ACGGATAAAGGAAAGTACGACGACGACGCGCGTGAAACAAGTCATCAAGATTAAGAAAGATGGCGCGAGCGTGAGCAGTGTCAACACGACTAACAATTTGATCGAAGTCGATGTGCTGTCTGGTGTCTCTAGGTTGATCAGTTGTTCAATCGTCGTCATCGTTTCTTCCTCACTTCTTCAATCTGGGCCAATTGCTGTTTAAACGTGTCGAGAAAAGCCGATGTGTTCGAGTTGTTCAAGGCTGGCGCGTCGTGGACCGCTTCATCCATCGCTTCGGCATCGACCCGATCAAGCAGTTGAATCGAGTCACCGACTCCGAGCACGTAAACTTGTTCGCCGAGCTTGACGAGTTGTACCGATCGGTCTTTGCCGAGCGGTACCCCGCCGAGATGTGTCAAATGCTGTGCCGTTTTGACGCCTTGCGTGCGTGCGTTCAACCAACGCACGAGGACGAGAAAACCGCCGATGACAACGACCATGCTCAAGATGAGCTTGATCGCTGTCCCGACCGATGAGACGGCCGATTTCACCGGCTGGTCTTCAGCGTCTGGCTGTTGTTGCTCGAACTGTTGATCGACGGTGGCGGCCTCGACCGTGGCCGGGACGCTTAGCCCGACCACGAGAAGGATAATCAACCACCACTTGTTCATTGTGCGACCGTTTTCGAAACCGCTTCGACGACCCGTTCCGCATTGAACGGCTTGACGATGAAGTCTTTCGCCCCAGCTTGAATTGCGTCGATAACCATCGCTTGTTGTCCCATCGCAGAACACATGATTACTTTCGCGTTTGAATCAAAGCCACGAATTTCTTTCAAAGCGGCCAAACCGTCCATCTCTGGCATCGTGATGTCGAGCGTGACGAGGTCCGGCATGAGTTCACGATATTTT
This sequence is a window from Exiguobacterium mexicanum. Protein-coding genes within it:
- a CDS encoding flagellar biosynthetic protein FliO translates to MNKWWLIILLVVGLSVPATVEAATVDQQFEQQQPDAEDQPVKSAVSSVGTAIKLILSMVVVIGGFLVLVRWLNARTQGVKTAQHLTHLGGVPLGKDRSVQLVKLGEQVYVLGVGDSIQLLDRVDAEAMDEAVHDAPALNNSNTSAFLDTFKQQLAQIEEVRKKR
- a CDS encoding response regulator, whose product is MSAKILVVDDAAFMRMMIKDILTKNGFEVVGEAENGVDAVAKYRELMPDLVTLDITMPEMDGLAALKEIRGFDSNAKVIMCSAMGQQAMVIDAIQAGAKDFIVKPFNAERVVEAVSKTVAQ